The sequence TCAGCCCGCCTCTGTTTCGCGGACGGCGTTGATGCGCGCCACGCCCACCTCGATGCTGCCCACGAGGAAGTCGTTGAGGCTCACGTCGAGGGTGGCGGCCGTGATGGCGGCGCGCCGGTGCAGGTCGGGCGGGAGACGCAGCAGGAGGCGACCGGAGAACGGCTTGGCAGGCTCCACGCCGCGCGTGGCGCAGTCGAGCAGGTAGCCGTCCACGGCGGCGTGGAACTCGCGCCTGAGCTGGGCGACCGTGGTCGCCTGGAAGGCGATGTCGTCGCGCAGGTCGACGACCTCGCC is a genomic window of Trueperaceae bacterium containing:
- a CDS encoding type II toxin-antitoxin system HicB family antitoxin, giving the protein MNPSPTPSDRRRRAPVKRPTPPPRRGLAATQTTMRHKGYTAKVVYDDAAGVLRGEVVDLRDDIAFQATTVAQLRREFHAAVDGYLLDCATRGVEPAKPFSGRLLLRLPPDLHRRAAITAATLDVSLNDFLVGSIEVGVARINAVRETEAG